One Dysidea avara chromosome 7, odDysAvar1.4, whole genome shotgun sequence genomic region harbors:
- the LOC136262027 gene encoding retinol dehydrogenase 13-like, translating into MEVVTTVGGWVPEWPYNALGGALATGVGLWMLRRYFAGGVCQSKAKLDGQMVIITGGNTGIGKETAIDLAKRNARVILACRSEEKGKKAEVDVRRESGNNDVHFRQLDLSSFASIRKFAKEVLEEESCVDILINNAGVMMCPYTKTEDGFEMQFGVNHLGHFLLTNLLLDRIKQAPEGRIVNVSSSMHAFSPPLNLDTINSEDNYSAIQSYSNSKLANVLFTKALAKRLHRTNVITTSLHPGAIDTDLQRHTLSIRVAKFFVGWLLFKTPKQGAQTTIHLAVSESIRGSSGEYFADCKIKAPSKHALDEEAAENLWQKSEEWTGL; encoded by the exons ATGGAGGTTGTGACTACTGTTGGTGGTTGGGTGCCAGAGTGGCCGTACAACGCACTAGGAGGGGCACTAGCCACCGGAGTTGGCTTGTGGATGCTACGGCGATACTTCGCTGGAGGAGTATGTCAATCTAAAGCTAAACTAGATGGACAGATGGTCATCATTACCGGAGGAAACACTGGTATAGGAAAGGAGACTGCTATTGACCTGGCTAAGAGGAACGCGAGGGTGATTCTTGCGTGTAGGAGTGAGGAGAAAGGGAAGAAGGCCGAAGTGGACGTGCGAAGAGAGAGCGGAAACAACGACGTTCATTTCCGTCAGCTTGACTTGTCGTCGTTCGCGTCAATCAGAAAATTTGCTAAAGAAGTGTTAGAAGAAGAGTCATGTGTGGACATCTTGATCAACAATGCTGGAGTAATGATGTGTCCCTACACTAAGACTGAAGATGGATTTGAAATGCAATTTGGTGTGAACCATCTCGGTCACTTCTTACTCACCAACCTCCTACTGGACAGGATCAAACAAGCTCCTGAAGGAAGAATTGTCAACGTCTCTTCAAGCATGCATGCTTTTAGCCCACCTCTCAATCTGGACACCATCAACTCTGAAGACAACTACAGTGCAATACAGTCCTATAGCAACAGTAAACTGGCTAACGTGCTGTTCACTAAGGCATTGGCCAAGAGGCTCCATAGAACAAATGTGATTACTACCTCTCTTCATCCTGGTGCAATTGACACTGATCTTCAACGCCACACTTTGTCGATCCGG GTTGCTAAGTTCTTTGTTGGCTGGCTGCTGTTCAAGACACCCAAACAAGGAGCACAGACCACTATCCACCTTGCTGTGTCAGAGAGCATCAGAGGAAGTTCTG gTGAATATTTCGCTGATTGCAAGATAAAGGCTCCAAGTAAACATGCCTTAGATGAGGAGGCAGCTGAGAACTTGTGGCAGAAGAGTGAGGAGTGGACTGGACTGTAG
- the LOC136262024 gene encoding very long chain fatty acid elongase 4-like: MTLTIWLIPIHCYSSLKEFYYDKLLVADNRVDGWLLTDSYVHTVLLSMMYVIMTIVGPYVMKDRPPVNIRVTMLVYNFVMIILSYYMFHEFFFGMIDAGFNYICDPVNYSDSPSALRLVSACWWFYFSKLVEFMDTLFFILRKKNNQISFLHVYHHASMPIVWWIGVKWAAGGCSCVQASINCFVHVIMYSYYFLSGLGPSVQKYLWWKKYVTILQLVQFCLIISHTSYAFFSGCQFPRGIMYLNFFYVNSILFLFINFYIRLT, encoded by the exons ATGACGCTGACAATATGGCTAATCCCGATTCACTGCTACTCATCTCTCAAGGAATTCTACTACGACAAACTTCTAGTTGCTG ACAACAGGGTTGATGGATGGCTTCTCACAGACTCATACGTTCACACTGTACTCCTCTCAATGATGTATGTCATAATGACCATAGTAGGCCCCTATGTGATGAAGGATCGACCACCAGTCAACATCAGGGTCACCATGTTAGTATACAATTTTGTGATGATCATCTTATCATACTACATGTTCCATGAG TTCTTCTTTGGGATGATTGATGCTGGTTTCAATTACATCTGTGATCCTGTAAACTACTCTGATAGTCCCTCAGCTCTAAGG CTGGTGTCAGCATGTTGGTGGTTCTACTTCTCAAAGCTGGTAGAGTTTATGGACACATTGTTCTTCATACTACGTAAGAAGAACAATCAGATCTCATTCCTACATGTCTACCATCATGCCTCGATGCCTATCGTGTGGTGGATAGGTGTAAAGTGGGCAGCAGGAGGATGTA GTTGTGTACAAGCGTCTATCAACTGCTTTGTACATGTCATCATGTACAGCTACTACTTCTTATCAGGACTGGGCCCCAGTGTACAGAAGTATTTGTGGTGGAAGAAATATGTCACCATCTTACAACTG GTTCAGTTCTGCCTCATAATCAGTCACACTTCATATGCATTCTTCAGTGGCTGCCAGTTCCCGAGAGGTATCATGTACCTGAACTTCTTCTATGTGAACAGCATACTATTCTTGTTCATCAACTTCTACATAAGACTTACCTaa